From Epinephelus lanceolatus isolate andai-2023 chromosome 23, ASM4190304v1, whole genome shotgun sequence:
TCGCAAGGGTCCGTTCTCTGCTCCAACCACTCTCTCTACGGGGCCCCCCACTCCACGAGCCCTggtgcaactgcactgcctgcactgtctatatttacgcccctgctgCTTCCATATTGTTCTAATAATGTCACAGGCTCTAAGTGATATCACTAATTTTGACTTTCTGAAACAAAATGAGACATGAATGCAGCTCAATTATGAGAGTGAGAATTTGTATTATCATAACTACTGATTCTCTGTGGGGCTTCATTGTcacaaagaaaatgtaaaaaaaaaaaaaaaaaaatatatatatatatatatatatatatatatatatatatatatatatatatatatatatcttaagATGTAAAAACTAATGAGGTTATATTATGCTTCCAGGATGGATAAGTGAGAGAAACGTCCCCTGCTCTACCGCTGTCAAAGCCCCGCCCACCGGACAGCCAGCAGATGACGCGAGGCGGCACCGGTGGCTCCGTCAGCCCATCAGCTCCCGTCTCTCACCCTGCTCTTcactcctctgctctccacagTATGATATCTGAGGGACCATTCTGCACCGGATAGTTCTGTCTCCACAGCGAACATGAATGAGATCAAGATCGCTGTGCTGGGCAGTGAAGGGGTCGGAAAATCAGGTAAGAGAGCAGCTGTGGAGCAGGTCTCTGTATGTCTGATAAACAAGTTATCGCTTAAGATCgagctcacctgtctgtctgtctgtctgtctgtctgcagctctcaTCGTCCGGTTCCTCACCAGGCGCTTTATCGGCGAGTACGCGTCCTCTTCAGGTAATAATCTATTCCATATTGTTTGCACTGTAATCATAAATATATACATCTGCCTCTCTATCTACAAATAGGTGCGCCAACTTTCACTGTTAAATCCTGCCTTGTGTTGATGATTCCTTTGACTGAAGTTCACCTTTATGTATCCTACAAATGATGTAACTCCTAAATCTGTAAACCTGCAAAATAGTTTACATCTGACTCATGGAATCTTTTCAGTGACGCATGCAGTGTGATGTTTACATTAAATGTTTTACTTTACATCTCCACTAGAATTTAAATGACGTTCAGTGAGGCAGcatgtgcacagacacacagtgtttttaatgtatCCCTGTCAACAGATGATGTAGCCTCTTTAAACATCACTTTTGTACTATACCACACCTTTATGTCATTTTACCTTTACATACATTCTAACTCATTGCCAGGCTCACCAACTGATCTGCAACTAAATGTCCCATAACGGCATTTGAGTATGTATTGttctgtatttttacattttaattttattaaaggggacctatggTATTTTTTTATACCTTTGCATGATTTTGTGTTCCCATTCTTGTGACCATGATCTTAAGAATGCCTTGTGGAATATCTGGCTCAAATGTCCGCTTGGACTTATTGATGAACTtactagattttggtggtcaaaggtcaaggttaccatgaccttgcatctgtctcattctcatgaatatgatatctcaagaacaccttgagggaattccttcaaattaggcacaaacgtagactttgagtcaaggatgaactgattagaatgtgATAGTttaaggtcaagatcactgtgacctttgtttgtctcattcttgcgAATgttatatctcaagaacacgttacgggaatttctttaaatttggcacaaaagtccATTTGGAtgcaacaatgaactgataagaatgttgtggtcagaggtcaaaggtcaaggtcagtatgaccttacaaaatatgtttttgaccataattcaagaattcatatgctaatgacaaaactatgacaaaacaactaaaattaTGAAgaggtgacattttatatccaaaaggtcaaatgtcaacttcactgtgacattataaaGGTCTGCATAAAACACctattcagtgtcatatctcagtaatagaagaggagacatttggtcagatactgaattggtgacactcatctcgggtgcccaccttgaaattgtgctgattgtataggtcaacatcactgtgacctcatctgtctcattcttgtgaatgttaTATCTCAAGGAAaccctgagggaatttcttcagatttggctgAATATTTTGCCAGTTGCGTCAGTGTAAAAAAGTCTGCAAGACTGCAGAATGAGACTTCTCGTTAGAGAGACTTGGACACAAACTGAGCAGAACAAGTGAAGGGTACGATAAAACAAAGGGATTCTCTCCCTAATGTTGTAAGATGCTTAACATAACAATGTTAGCCTGTTAGTGGCAAAAACCTTTACTAGACATTAGAGTGGTGactttgcagcctgttttgctgttgCCGGCTACAGCGCTCTCTCTCattactggaccagtttcaaagaTTGTTATTCCCACGAGGcagaaaaacatgagaaaataatggtccatgttgaaaaatacagaagttcccctttaagtagGGCTGGGTGTTGTGTTTCAAAACCCAGCCAAATGTGCCTGCAGCACCAAATGTCCAAATCTGTACTTAAATATCAAATTTTCATAGTACTGTTTTCTCATACCTTCTTAAACCTTATGTTTTTGCAGAATTTATTCCTTAAAGTAAGATATCAAAAGACAActgaaactttgttttttgtatttttgcacaGCCATTTTTAACTACCTTTTGATGATGACAAACTTACATGTTATTGTGATATTCTGCATCCATCCTTGTAACCCTGCATATGTTTATCATTATGTCTGTTTATATCCCTGTCCTGTATAAAGCCTAACATTCACGACTATGTCAGTTTTCAGTTGGCTGCCTTTCAGTTTCTGTACACTGTTTGTGTAGCTCCTTTGCACTCTATCCAAGTCCTCTTATCTCATCCTCTTGTATACTCTCTTAGTTCTTTCATATGTACTTTGCACGGTGAAGCCAGCTGCCAAGATTTAAACTACGGGTGGTGCAGCTTCTGTCACGTGAATGTAACTTAATATTAAGAGCATGGGTTAAATCTTTGATCCATTTAGTGTTGTTTTTGAAGCTCTCTTGAAGAGCCGTGCTGTAATGATAACACTCTGCAGCCTCCTTTGAAAGGCTGCCTGACCTGCGAGGAGAATGACTCACATTAGTCTCTGATAGTGACTCAATAGGCTATTGTTTCCCTGAGAATAATCTAGTTTCATCTGAGCTTGTTTTCTTCCTGCATTTTTAGGTGATGAAAAAAGATACTGTGCAAGGTATGAAAGGAAGAGGTGCACGCTTATGGAGAGAAATTAGTCTCAgtattgtttttctgtctgcttttttttttttttttttttttgattatgGATATTTGAAATTCGAATATCCATATTTTtggtggtggcggtggtggaGATGGGAGGGAGCTGTACACAGAGCACCAACGCAAAAAAAATGATGAAGATTATGAGTCTCATCGTGATTGATTTATTCTTCTCTGTTTCCTCCACAGAGTGCATATACAGAAAGCGTCTGTCTGTGGACGGGAAGCAGATGAACCTTGAGCTCTATGACCCATGTTCTCAGGTCAGTTTACACAGACATGAAGCAAGAATAACAAGATGTTATCATGATAATTATGGCATCTTTTTGGAAAAAGCAAGTGGCACAGTGGAATACTCCTGGACAGCACACACCTGTGCCACTTATCATCAACTAataagctgtagttggtaacttttatacaAATACCTTTTCGTCATATTTACTCAAACTGTCACTTTATCCAGACACTTATTTTTATAGACGTTAAAAACTACGGCTTTAACTGAGATTTTGTATCTATTAGAAAGCCCAGTAACCACAGAGAGCATCACAAATAAACCCTGGTCACACAGTCGCCAAGCAGCAGTGTGGTCGAAGTGCTGCTCTTTTTTGCACAGTGAACACACCAATTCGTTAGATGACATAAAGAAGATATAACCTCAGCTGGATACATTATAAAGTCATTACTTTTTATAAAGTCATGTCACATGTCACACAAAAAAGGCAGTTTATACAAAGACTGACAAATATTTAGTTGTGTCATATTACATCATATCATATATGCCCCGTGTTTAAGAGTGATGACACCGGGGATGTGACTGGCCGAgagtatatttatttatcaccACACCCTCCGATCTATAGTCAGTAGGCCCCCTTGAGGTCACTCATAGGCAAACCAGTCCAGGTCCCAACCAAGCCCACAGGAACAGCGCTAGGctttacatagtggccaaaagtaaaattacaacGACCGGgtctgtcacgtgatgccattgggcccaaaaagactttctcCCTTAGACTTACATTGAGaaaaagacatctgtaaatcagtggatacattgtTTTGTGCGTCACAGTCTCCAAGAAAAGACTCGTTTCACTATTAGGATTTGATCCACACTTTATTTTGCAGTATAGAGAATTTCCGGcagagagcttttattttgaagtgcggtttcctgctgtagagtgagtgactaacagacagctacttaacataGACAGCacactagctcaacaacatggccaaatgcaagacgctgaatgttttaaagtatgtggaccttgagctaatgactaaggagaaatctggaccctgtggctggaccatttGGGATCCACTGGTCTTTAGTCCACCCCACACAGCCCTTTTGCACTGCAGCACATGAACTAAAATAGCAGGTAGAAgtgcacacacacctcctgcTCTGTGCTTTTTGTTGTGCTTGTGTGATTAAATTGGGACCCAATGAGTTTAAAGCGAGGGCCCGTCAGTAAGATCCGTCTTAGTTCACAGAGCCAGTCGAGCATGCGGCTGTCCTCAGCTGAACCACTGCCTCCAGCATGAGTTTAGTCTCAGCTCCATTACTCTGAGTTAGAGCACAAGGACAGCAGGGCTATCCTGGGATCAGCTCACCAACACAAACCCTAACCCCGCTGTTAATGGTCACACGTGTTATGTATTCCAGCCTTTCATTCGCTTTGACTGCCTCATGAagtttgtgtatattgtgtaGAATTGCACCCCCTATGCTGCTACTATAACATGTATGTCAGTATGAGCACatactttttgttttatgtaatgTCATTAATTGTGTGTTTGTTAGGCCTGTGAGGGCAAGTCTACTGTAAACGACCAGATCCACTGGGCTGATGGTTTCGTTGTGGTCTATGATATCAGTGACCGCTCCTCCTTCCTCACTGCCAAAGCTATAATGCACCTAATCAGAGAGCTCCACCTGGGACCTGCCAAAAGGTATGGACACTGTGAAATAATAATGACCATtatgtgcatgtaaacagaGCCAGTGATAGCCACTGTGTTAAGGCGGATTCATatttgtgcatcagctctatgcagagcctacaccataTTCTACGcctttgtgagcatttatacttgtgcggtggtgtgtctgtgtcactctgcagttacacctccaaaccaGTAGTTGGTGGTGGGGTTTCTTTGAAGTGCTAAAGTTTAGATGATTGAAAACacaaccaaaacacacattaaacatggattaatagcaacaatttcaaacacaagtacacaaatcggctttATTGCAATCACAGgattcacaaacaaacacttgactattgctggacacattttccccataaatacaacatgcttaTATTATTagtacaagcctatggcattttacatttttacattttataaattagcttagcagctagcagacatttcctctactcatatgaagccagggacaacagcaacatttaacaaaggtaacattacacaATTCAGCTCCAttgcaactcacaaggttcaccatcaaaacaactgtcctatactaaacatgttctctaacaaatgcaacatgctaatgttattagcacaagcctatgtaCATTGTGTAATTTAGCTAATGACTAGCAGAGAGTTCCTCTGCTCatttgaagccaggataaatcccgaagtataaatcccttaaggataaattacacacaagacttaaaatgctatttttgtgaaggctttactgtcttcacaatttcaCAATTTCACAATTTCACAGTTTCTAATTTGTGaattaaaagtatgtttttaatttgtttccactgagggaaatggtttcagcttacaaaaataaccaggaggtctgcattgccatgatgtgtttacatttctagggaggtgcacgtcaggctacagcgtcaATTTAACGCAGAAGTATGAGTTCTGCTTTAGAGTGATTGCACTGCTTTTTGACCTACAGGAGCGCGGACCCGCTCATATTCCTGGTGGGCAACAAACAGGACCTGTGCCACATGAGAGAAGTGCGGCGTGAAGAGGGTCAGTGTCTGGCTTCTGAGTTTCACTGCCAGTTCTACGAGCTGTCAGCTGCTGAGCACCACCAGGAGGTGGCGCTCATATTCTTCAAGATGATGCAAAGTGCCAGCTTGGGCAGCAAGGCCAAGGAGCGCAGGAGACGCCCCAGCGGCTCCAAGTCCATGGCCAAACTCATCAACAACGTCTTTGGCAAAAGGAGGAAATCAGTGTGAAGTGTCAAATACAAGGACAGCTGTCTGTCAAAGCTGGACAAATGGCATTGGACTGAACACACCTATTGGCTTGGCTTTGTGACTTTGATTGTGATTGGTGTTGCTGTTGATTAAACTGACGTCTGTATGTACAAAGAGGTATTAGTGTATATAATATTAGTACACAGCATGTACTGTCTGAGCCTACTTGCCCCTTATGTCCACTAATTTGTGTATTTACTCTTAAAGTCGAAATGGaatgaaaaatgctttttttaaaaaccatttAAGATCATATCCCCAGTCATATTCTGCACCAATTCAACAATATACCATATGTACATATTCAAAAAATCTAGTTCTTTGTATTCTAAATCCAATCAGGTTTTCctcctgtaaaacaaaatgtgtgctTATATAAGCCATTACCATCCGGTTCCAAGATAAAATATCATAACATCTATCATCAATCCAGGGTTACCAACTTTGGTCAGAGGGCCGGAATGAGATTTTACCTTGTGACATAATatctgcttgtgtgtgcgtgGTCATGAAAAGACGtggaagaaagaagaaatgagtgtacgtttacatattcatatctATAGGCCTAAACCCCACATACGTGCATAGAtgctcaatatttgttttatggcGCAGATCAAGGTCAGTTTCATCAATCTGATGGTAGTTTTGATCATCTGCTTAAAAAATCCAGTAATATATCCTGttgtgagaaaaagaaagatttcAAGGGGGGTTCTCCCCCAAGAAAATGTTTAAAGTTCACACAGCGAAATCCTATTTTCATGCAGTTTCATACAGAAATAGATAAATTCAAGGACTTTCGATGACCTGTGTACATGTATGCATATTTTCAAAAACTTTCCAGGGCTTGAAATGATTTTTTCTAATTCACAAACTTTAAAGGATTTCAAGGACCCGTGGGAACCCTGTTGatttatcatgttttatgtGGCCTTTTGAGACTCCATCATAAAATGTGCTAAATGTTTAGCATCTGTGAGCCCCAGGAGAAAAATGTAAGCCTTAGGCTTACAAATAAGTTTAAATAAGAAAACCCAATGTAAACtgccatttatttattctgctaaaatatgtaatttatgGCCAGGAATGATCATGGCATACATGTGCAGTTAATTACCTGGAGTGTTCATTTGAAACAACCCAGTGTATGCACGGTATGCAATTCTATATAATAAGTTCATGCCATAACTCAGCATTAACCAGTTAATGTAAAATGATATGCTGTTCCCAT
This genomic window contains:
- the rergla gene encoding ras-related and estrogen-regulated growth inhibitor-like protein — translated: MNEIKIAVLGSEGVGKSALIVRFLTRRFIGEYASSSECIYRKRLSVDGKQMNLELYDPCSQACEGKSTVNDQIHWADGFVVVYDISDRSSFLTAKAIMHLIRELHLGPAKRSADPLIFLVGNKQDLCHMREVRREEGQCLASEFHCQFYELSAAEHHQEVALIFFKMMQSASLGSKAKERRRRPSGSKSMAKLINNVFGKRRKSV